A region from the Linepithema humile isolate Giens D197 chromosome 1, Lhum_UNIL_v1.0, whole genome shotgun sequence genome encodes:
- the LOC105670619 gene encoding uncharacterized protein, whose amino-acid sequence MASSSLYDFKKHGSKISSDNIESDILCSKQQSLSYNTDFQKEILRKLNIILYKINTIDERMEILEERRLISYYKREGDINTLNTKELGLPLCDELALNTLENKLEDNEFFESMVHTLKGLGGVDVHSCTINILKKLMSNSLAEMYSFAGMKKKKAFQELTLYKIILKTVRIHYKDVTEEEVAKFIAKWLVQAKARQERKKSSISLDENKNMQICSNHDDAEDDL is encoded by the exons ATGGCAAGTTCATCActttatgattttaaaaaacatggTTCAAAGATATCTTCTGATAACATTGAATCTGACATCTTATGCTCGAAACAACAATCTCTATCATATAATAcag attttcaaaaagaaattttgcgcaaactaaatattattctatataaaataaatacgatagATGAAAGGATGGAGATTCTTGAAGAACGtcgtttaatttcttattacaaaCGTGAGGGGGATATTAAcactttaaatacaaaagaattgGGATTGCCTTTGTGCGATGAATTAGCACTTAATactctagaaaataaattggaaGACAATGAGTTTTTTGAAAGTATG GTACATACATTAAAAGGCCTAGGAGGTGTTGATGTGCATTCTTGCActattaatatacttaaaaaattgatgtcTAACTCTTTGGCCGAAATGTACAGTTTTGCcggaatgaaaaagaaaaaggctTTCCAGGAATTGACTTTGTACAAAATCATactta aaactGTCCGCATTCATTACAAGGACGTGACTGAGGAGGAAGTTGCCAAATTTATAGCGAAATGGCTAGTACAGGCCAAAGCTCGTCAAGAGagaaa aaaatcttCTATTTCACttgatgaaaacaaaaatatgcaGATATGCAGCAATCACGATGATGCCGAAGATGATTTATGA